The Coleofasciculus chthonoplastes PCC 7420 genome contains the following window.
ATTCGGGGTGAGGCAACACCAGCAGTAGCCCTGCCAGTCCAAATGCCATAGCCCCGATATGACCTATCAACAAAGAGCGCTCAATTTTGATCAGTTGGTTCATGAAAAACTCCTAAAATGGTGAAAACCCCAGACTTGTCTTAGTGGCAAGACGCAGCGTTCCGATTCAGATGCAGCAAGGCAATGGTTGTTTGCGAGTATACAAGCATCAATGATTTATAGTTTACAAATGTTTACGAAAAAAGTCCCTAGTGCCGCCATCTGAATGATGAAGGAGATAAGGAGATAGGGTAAGGGGGTGGAGCAATACGGCTCTGATCAGCTCTAATTTTAATTTTTGTCTTTACAGGCTTCCCCAGCTTCCCCAGCTTCCAGACGCGCCATGGCACGTCTCTACATCACTCCCCCAGCTCCCCTGTTCTCCCCAACTGGGGATGAACAGAGTGGGAAAATCGTTAATATATTGTCAGGACAGTAACTTGAATCTTGTCGCTGTATACTACAGTGCAAAAAACTTGGTCTTGTCTGCTGTTGGCTTCCTAGCATCTTTACTCAACATGACTTCACCTGTTCCGGAAAACGCGAAGACTGTGATTCGCCCCATTCAATACGGCGATTTGGAGAGAATTGAGCAGCTTACGACTCAAGCCACAGATACGGAGTGTAATAGCTGCTCGTTAACCTTCATCCGCCAACTACAGCAGGTTCGACGCTGGTATGGGCTGCTGATGGTTTTGAATTGGTTTCCAAATCCTTGCCAGTATGATTTTTGTTTCTATGTAGCTGAACAATTTCAGCGGCTGCGAGGATTAATCAAAGTGTCACCCTTTAATCGGACTCGCAGTACTTGGCGCGTGGAACAGGTGTTAGTTGCTCCCGATCCGTCTCCTGCATCCATTAATAAACCCGCCAAACTTGAAACCGGCTCGGCACTCTTGCGCCATTGCTTCGAGACTATCTGGGAAGCCCGCACCTGGTTACTAGAAGTCAATATCCACAATAAAGATACCCTGGCACTATATCGGCGGAATGGATTTCAACCTCTAGCCCAATTGACATATTGGTCAATTTCTGAGCAAACCTTAGCTAAACTAGGCGATCGCGAACCCGATTTACCCAACTTGCTCCCGGTGAGCAATGCTGATGCTCAACTATTGTATCAGCTAGATACGGCGTCCATGCCTCCTTTGGTGCGTCAAGTGTTTGACCGTCATATCGAGGATTTTAAAACAGGATTTATGCGATCGCTAGTCTCGACGCTACAGCAGTGGTTCAATCGCACTGAAGTTATCAATGCTTATGTGTTTGAATCCCAGCGCAAAGCAGCTATTGGT
Protein-coding sequences here:
- a CDS encoding GNAT family N-acetyltransferase gives rise to the protein MTSPVPENAKTVIRPIQYGDLERIEQLTTQATDTECNSCSLTFIRQLQQVRRWYGLLMVLNWFPNPCQYDFCFYVAEQFQRLRGLIKVSPFNRTRSTWRVEQVLVAPDPSPASINKPAKLETGSALLRHCFETIWEARTWLLEVNIHNKDTLALYRRNGFQPLAQLTYWSISEQTLAKLGDREPDLPNLLPVSNADAQLLYQLDTASMPPLVRQVFDRHIEDFKTGFMRSLVSTLQQWFNRTEVINAYVFESQRKAAIGYFQLTLCRDGSRAHEAQLTVHPAYTCLYPELFSQMARITQQYPAQSLHLASADYQPEREDYLEQLDAQRIEHTLLMSRSVWHKIREAKKLEGLQLSEVLQGLQPARTPIPSRMSWWESLSQQPNAASKTNGANSSAKQKLKDKDIPPPANSTDVE